A window of the Bdellovibrio sp. ZAP7 genome harbors these coding sequences:
- a CDS encoding PAS domain S-box protein — protein MSKTDSYLINRVYEDHEVAAYLSDHAGNIHVWNKPAEKMLGYSESEMGKRSERDLFWDKTETISDGGIRYSWRKSKSGRVLFVKESVVEISDPSGEGDQFLKLIEDWSDAVAPWEQCSLWISQYSASKHGVFVANARNGKFLLLNQFFVSMVKGDPQKILRSSAKDYLVKGKRLKACPSFLDGKLFPVEIDVLTIDDERGKPLYYLVHVHPVDATVRKFSPAELELLHTNGDDSELLAKCTDWFKQYENAQISAHVTDASKNSFLMVNKYFASQIGYTVEELVHAPTSTLMPRSLEFNPAQFASRLEAHGWGEVVTEIRTREGKPLFIRSTAIAIYDAQDKMRYRCVVNQFVDPKDIPLAKTVLQPMP, from the coding sequence ATGTCAAAAACTGACAGTTATCTCATCAACCGTGTCTATGAAGACCATGAGGTCGCCGCTTATTTGAGCGATCATGCGGGCAATATTCACGTGTGGAATAAGCCCGCTGAAAAAATGTTAGGATATTCCGAAAGCGAAATGGGTAAACGCTCGGAACGAGATTTATTCTGGGATAAAACCGAAACCATCAGCGACGGCGGCATACGCTATAGCTGGCGCAAGAGTAAAAGCGGACGCGTATTATTCGTCAAAGAATCCGTGGTGGAAATTTCCGATCCCAGCGGAGAAGGCGATCAATTTTTAAAACTTATTGAAGACTGGTCAGATGCCGTCGCACCTTGGGAACAATGCTCGCTTTGGATTTCACAATATTCTGCGAGCAAACATGGTGTCTTTGTTGCCAACGCCAGAAATGGAAAGTTCCTTTTATTAAATCAATTTTTTGTGAGCATGGTCAAAGGCGACCCTCAAAAAATTCTGCGCTCCTCCGCCAAAGACTATCTGGTAAAAGGAAAACGCTTGAAAGCCTGTCCGTCCTTTCTTGATGGAAAATTGTTTCCTGTAGAAATCGATGTTCTGACTATTGATGATGAACGCGGCAAGCCTTTGTATTATCTCGTTCATGTTCATCCGGTTGATGCCACCGTTAGAAAATTTTCGCCAGCAGAACTGGAACTCCTTCACACGAATGGTGATGACTCAGAACTTTTAGCAAAATGCACCGACTGGTTTAAACAATATGAAAACGCACAAATAAGTGCGCATGTGACTGACGCCTCAAAAAATTCTTTTCTGATGGTGAATAAGTATTTTGCCAGTCAAATTGGCTACACCGTAGAGGAGTTAGTGCATGCCCCGACATCGACCCTGATGCCGCGCAGTCTGGAGTTCAATCCCGCTCAGTTTGCTAGTCGACTTGAAGCTCACGGGTGGGGCGAGGTGGTGACGGAAATTCGCACTCGCGAGGGCAAACCTTTATTCATTCGTTCTACAGCGATCGCCATTTACGACGCCCAAGATAAAATGCGTTACCGATGTGTTGTTAACCAATTCGTGGATCCCAAAGACATCCCATTGGCAAAAACTGTTTTACAACCCATGCCGTGA
- a CDS encoding response regulator transcription factor, giving the protein MKFLILEDDLEISRIISHAMRDLGAECDVESSASQAICKLKANCYDLIILDVSLQEGDGISFLKTVRLQESQIPIIIVSGQNSIEDRINGLGMGADDYLSKPFSILELQMRIRGLLRHTIPPQHILEFKNLKLCRIKRDVYVNGVRAHLQFLEYKLLDLFMSHPHKIINKNTIMRAVWAMDITPKTNVIDVLVCRLRSKIENSEGDRKLFTVRGVGYVFRPDSDGSNDVSNLRPQESQHALSSLWP; this is encoded by the coding sequence ATGAAGTTTCTTATACTCGAAGACGACCTGGAGATCTCAAGAATTATTTCTCATGCAATGAGGGATCTTGGTGCGGAATGCGATGTAGAATCCAGCGCTTCTCAGGCAATTTGTAAGCTCAAAGCGAACTGTTACGATCTTATTATTCTGGACGTCTCCCTGCAGGAGGGTGATGGAATAAGCTTTTTAAAGACCGTCCGCCTGCAAGAAAGCCAAATTCCAATTATTATCGTAAGTGGTCAAAATTCTATCGAGGACAGAATTAATGGCCTCGGTATGGGAGCCGATGATTATCTCAGCAAGCCTTTCTCGATCCTTGAATTGCAAATGCGTATCCGCGGTCTTCTGCGCCATACAATTCCGCCCCAGCATATATTGGAATTTAAAAATTTAAAACTATGCCGAATTAAACGCGATGTCTATGTCAACGGCGTTCGAGCTCACTTGCAATTCCTGGAATATAAGCTTTTGGATTTATTTATGTCTCACCCTCATAAGATTATAAATAAAAATACGATCATGCGCGCCGTCTGGGCGATGGATATCACTCCGAAAACAAATGTTATTGATGTCTTAGTTTGCAGGCTTCGAAGTAAGATTGAAAATTCAGAAGGCGATCGCAAGCTTTTTACGGTCAGAGGCGTGGGTTATGTGTTTAGACCCGATTCGGATGGATCTAATGATGTTAGCAACCTGCGCCCGCAGGAGTCTCAACATGCGCTGAGCTCCTTGTGGCCTTGA
- a CDS encoding ATP-binding protein: MTETVRGNISTSGTNGFNSYAKRVDRLVSVIQLLSATRDLQTIMTLVRSAAREIAQSDGATFVLKENDFCFYADEDAISALWKGQRFPMQSCISGWAMMNKKAVIIEDIYQDARIPLEVYKPTFVKSLAMIPIRREDPIGAIGIYWAEHHKCTDQELDLIQALADSVSVAMENVNLFNSLSAKVAELQKVNEAKDLFLMTVSHELRTPLNSILGWTEIMKDPSATPEDIRRGLEVIDRNARTQAHIVEDLLDSSRIITGRLSMDKGEVDLVEVAKQTMALVATEARKKKIELHFAAKVQKALVLGDSFRLQQVLTNLLINAIKFSNDGGEILVSVDKRGPGAVIQVIDHGVGLSQESQSHLFTRFFQADSTTTRKHGGLGLGLSISKYLVEKHNGQINIISEGEGKGTTAEVVIPLIEQNEHSDEDSREHAKANPQKPLQGIHVLAVDDDPDCLQLVEAVLRKSGAEVETASSVDEAIRISRLFHFDALVSDLSMPLEDGFSLVQKVRAGETPMGKEIPAIAVTAFNDKDNHDKALSAGFDEFFGKPFSSVRLINTLEAGSHRVAH; this comes from the coding sequence ATGACAGAAACTGTGCGCGGCAACATTAGCACCAGCGGTACAAATGGCTTTAATAGCTATGCTAAAAGAGTTGATCGTTTGGTCAGCGTCATTCAATTACTGTCTGCGACTCGAGACCTCCAAACGATCATGACTCTCGTCAGATCCGCTGCCCGAGAAATTGCACAATCTGACGGTGCCACTTTCGTGTTAAAAGAAAATGATTTCTGCTTTTATGCGGACGAGGATGCCATCAGTGCCCTTTGGAAAGGTCAACGTTTTCCAATGCAATCCTGTATCAGCGGCTGGGCTATGATGAATAAAAAAGCTGTCATCATCGAAGACATTTATCAAGATGCCCGCATTCCTTTAGAAGTTTACAAGCCAACTTTCGTTAAGAGTCTCGCAATGATTCCAATTCGTCGCGAGGATCCTATTGGTGCCATCGGAATTTATTGGGCCGAACACCATAAATGCACCGATCAAGAGCTGGATCTCATCCAGGCTCTTGCCGACTCAGTTTCGGTTGCGATGGAAAATGTGAATTTATTTAATTCTCTTTCGGCAAAAGTCGCAGAACTACAAAAAGTAAACGAAGCCAAAGATCTATTCTTGATGACGGTGTCTCATGAACTAAGAACACCGCTTAATTCAATCCTGGGTTGGACTGAAATTATGAAAGATCCTTCTGCCACACCGGAAGATATACGCCGAGGACTTGAAGTCATCGACCGTAACGCCAGAACACAAGCCCATATTGTCGAAGATCTTTTGGACTCTTCACGAATTATAACGGGTCGTTTAAGCATGGATAAAGGTGAAGTCGATCTGGTTGAAGTCGCCAAACAAACTATGGCTTTGGTTGCCACCGAAGCCCGTAAGAAAAAAATTGAGCTTCATTTCGCTGCAAAGGTTCAAAAGGCTCTCGTGCTTGGCGATTCCTTCCGCTTGCAGCAAGTGCTAACTAATCTATTAATCAATGCCATTAAATTCTCTAATGACGGTGGCGAAATTCTAGTCTCTGTAGATAAACGTGGTCCCGGCGCCGTCATCCAAGTCATAGATCACGGCGTGGGTCTTTCGCAAGAAAGCCAATCACACCTTTTCACAAGATTTTTCCAGGCAGATAGCACAACAACCCGCAAACATGGAGGTTTAGGTTTAGGACTATCCATCAGTAAATATCTGGTCGAAAAACACAACGGACAAATCAATATTATCAGCGAAGGTGAAGGAAAGGGCACTACTGCCGAAGTAGTTATTCCTTTAATCGAACAAAACGAGCATTCTGATGAAGATTCGCGCGAGCACGCTAAAGCAAATCCTCAAAAACCTCTTCAAGGGATTCATGTCCTCGCAGTGGATGATGACCCGGACTGTCTCCAGCTGGTCGAAGCAGTTTTACGTAAATCAGGTGCTGAAGTCGAAACAGCGAGCTCCGTGGATGAAGCCATCCGCATCTCTCGCCTATTTCACTTTGATGCCTTGGTGAGTGATTTAAGCATGCCACTCGAAGATGGTTTTTCTCTGGTTCAAAAAGTTCGTGCCGGAGAAACCCCCATGGGAAAAGAAATTCCTGCGATCGCTGTGACTGCTTTCAACGACAAGGACAACCACGATAAAGCCCTTTCCGCGGGATTCGATGAATTCTTTGGAAAACCTTTTTCATCGGTGCGTTTAATCAATACACTAGAAGCAGGATCCCACCGCGTAGCCCACTAG
- the dtd gene encoding D-aminoacyl-tRNA deacylase: MKAVVQRVLSASVTVDGNKISSIGPGFLTLLGVAKGDTEAQLQKLITKIAALRVFPDAEGKMNLSLKDIGGEHLLVSQFTLLGDASKGNRPSFIGAEAPALAEPLYNKALELSRSAGLPTQGGVFGADMKIDLINDGPVTLILEF; the protein is encoded by the coding sequence ATGAAAGCCGTTGTTCAAAGAGTTCTTTCCGCCTCCGTCACGGTCGACGGAAATAAAATTTCATCTATCGGTCCCGGTTTTCTGACTTTGCTGGGTGTTGCTAAGGGCGACACCGAAGCTCAATTGCAAAAGCTAATCACTAAAATTGCCGCTCTTCGCGTATTTCCAGATGCCGAGGGCAAGATGAATCTTTCCTTAAAGGATATCGGTGGCGAACACCTACTGGTTTCGCAATTCACATTATTAGGGGATGCATCCAAAGGAAATCGTCCGAGTTTTATTGGGGCTGAAGCTCCAGCACTTGCGGAGCCCCTCTATAACAAAGCCTTGGAGCTAAGTCGTTCTGCCGGGCTTCCCACTCAAGGTGGAGTTTTCGGGGCCGATATGAAGATCGATCTGATCAATGATGGCCCCGTCACTTTGATTTTAGAATTCTAA
- a CDS encoding sensor histidine kinase KdpD, which yields MSTNTNNTEVLLEENEKQEMSPVKNKSTFEKKALLVLSAVFVAVLVGAWGYAMRVRQGVASNSGTTHADPSALIEVERLRNLASSQLDNGRAYFLLGSQSLYEKQKKEKESLLDSLAVFEKEHNLPGVPEIVKRIKDIETKGQEFFDQAVEHRDKKTESKIVGQFYQARTNPLRSQLNDAFDDIVHLHQIEIDKAQAEIKEAATQAETQIPFGMTWLTGSLAAIFLGMAYLVIRLSRKQAFQLAQQKRLYEQAKKAVQDRDETLFAISHDLQDSLNMIASTADRMATTPQGLNIVESGELVKSTVTTIEGLIKDIRDQKNMEMDGLTLRMDQLSIDNVLDNARMLMQPMAKQHDVRLQIDSVNPPVLAFYDNERVLRVLSNLIGNAVKFSPKGEKVVVKVRSDQKFVNVSVIDNGPGIPSSQLPTIFENFWQAKKTAEKGAGIGLAIVKTIVEAHGGTVQIQSQPGRGTTVTFSLPRRRPVGASMKKTNVMIKGNHAPEWQ from the coding sequence ATGAGTACAAATACAAACAACACTGAAGTCTTATTGGAAGAGAACGAAAAACAGGAAATGTCGCCCGTTAAAAACAAGTCGACATTCGAGAAAAAGGCATTGCTAGTCCTGTCAGCGGTTTTTGTTGCGGTCTTGGTTGGAGCATGGGGATATGCCATGCGAGTTCGCCAGGGCGTGGCCTCAAACAGCGGCACGACACATGCTGACCCCTCAGCTTTGATTGAGGTCGAACGTCTACGCAATCTCGCGTCATCACAATTGGATAATGGCCGTGCCTATTTCCTTTTGGGATCCCAATCCCTTTACGAAAAACAAAAGAAAGAAAAAGAATCTCTATTAGACTCTTTGGCAGTTTTTGAAAAAGAGCACAATCTGCCTGGTGTTCCCGAAATCGTTAAACGCATTAAGGATATTGAAACAAAAGGTCAGGAGTTTTTTGACCAAGCCGTTGAGCATCGTGATAAGAAAACGGAATCAAAAATCGTTGGGCAATTTTATCAGGCTCGTACGAATCCTTTGCGCTCACAACTGAATGACGCTTTTGATGATATCGTGCATTTGCATCAAATCGAAATCGACAAAGCTCAAGCGGAAATCAAAGAAGCGGCAACTCAGGCTGAAACTCAAATTCCTTTCGGGATGACTTGGTTGACGGGATCTTTGGCAGCTATTTTCCTGGGAATGGCGTATCTGGTGATCCGTCTTTCCAGAAAACAGGCGTTCCAATTGGCGCAGCAAAAACGTCTCTACGAACAAGCCAAGAAAGCCGTTCAAGACCGTGACGAGACTTTGTTCGCAATTTCTCATGATCTTCAAGATTCCCTGAACATGATTGCCTCAACAGCAGATCGCATGGCGACCACTCCTCAAGGATTGAATATTGTTGAAAGTGGCGAACTAGTAAAAAGCACTGTGACGACGATCGAAGGATTGATCAAAGACATCCGCGACCAAAAAAATATGGAGATGGATGGCCTGACTCTTAGAATGGATCAACTCTCTATCGATAACGTCCTGGACAACGCTCGCATGCTGATGCAACCGATGGCGAAACAACACGACGTTCGCTTGCAGATCGATAGTGTCAACCCTCCCGTTTTGGCTTTCTATGATAACGAACGTGTCTTGCGTGTTCTTTCTAACTTGATTGGCAATGCAGTTAAGTTCAGCCCTAAAGGTGAGAAAGTGGTTGTGAAAGTTCGTAGCGACCAAAAGTTTGTAAATGTGTCTGTGATCGACAATGGCCCAGGAATTCCTTCCAGCCAATTGCCGACAATTTTTGAAAACTTCTGGCAAGCCAAGAAGACTGCTGAAAAAGGCGCTGGCATTGGCCTGGCGATCGTAAAAACTATCGTTGAAGCACACGGTGGCACCGTTCAAATTCAAAGCCAGCCTGGCCGTGGAACAACTGTGACATTCTCTCTCCCTCGTCGTCGCCCTGTAGGCGCTTCGATGAAAAAGACCAATGTCATGATCAAGGGCAATCATGCCCCTGAGTGGCAATAA
- a CDS encoding hemerythrin domain-containing protein: MEILSALVTEHKLIRNWLHKLCEVPHYDFITREIFIDFIKHLLAVHHQLEEVTFYTPLRVANPMCPVTSTRHLDHGVFLIQLENLKKIDEETAWETATRELQAVIENHFGEEESYVFLAGKSHFTPEEGKQLALLFKKMQKKLHEQKSVKTDFWPFLVDVPPRFYRDVRSMFEALT, encoded by the coding sequence ATGGAAATACTTTCAGCGCTCGTCACCGAACACAAACTTATTCGAAACTGGCTTCACAAGCTCTGCGAGGTTCCGCATTATGATTTCATCACCCGCGAAATCTTTATCGATTTCATCAAGCATCTTTTAGCAGTTCATCATCAATTGGAAGAAGTGACTTTCTATACTCCCCTTAGAGTGGCTAATCCCATGTGTCCTGTGACTTCAACCCGCCACCTGGATCATGGTGTATTTCTTATTCAGTTGGAGAATTTAAAAAAAATCGACGAAGAGACCGCCTGGGAAACAGCAACCCGAGAACTTCAAGCGGTCATTGAAAATCATTTTGGAGAAGAAGAGTCCTATGTTTTTCTAGCCGGCAAAAGTCACTTCACTCCTGAAGAAGGCAAACAACTGGCACTCCTCTTTAAGAAAATGCAAAAAAAGTTACACGAACAGAAATCCGTCAAAACCGACTTTTGGCCTTTTCTGGTCGACGTCCCACCGCGATTTTACCGCGATGTTAGATCGATGTTTGAAGCTCTCACTTAA
- a CDS encoding VOC family protein produces MIDHTGVAVSDFTKSKEFYSKALAPLGYKMLMELSAAVTQSADVAGFGEPPKADFWINSGTPQKPHVHVAFRAQTKKQVDEFYAAALAAGGKDNGKPGPRPHYHANYYGAFVLDPDGHNIEAVCHHE; encoded by the coding sequence ATGATCGATCATACAGGTGTTGCCGTTAGTGATTTCACCAAGAGCAAAGAGTTTTACAGCAAGGCACTAGCTCCATTGGGCTACAAAATGCTAATGGAACTTTCTGCCGCCGTTACCCAAAGTGCCGATGTCGCGGGATTTGGCGAGCCGCCCAAGGCTGACTTTTGGATTAACAGCGGCACTCCGCAAAAGCCCCACGTGCATGTCGCGTTTCGTGCACAAACTAAAAAACAAGTGGATGAGTTTTATGCCGCTGCTTTAGCTGCCGGTGGAAAAGACAATGGCAAACCAGGGCCACGTCCGCATTATCACGCAAATTACTATGGCGCTTTCGTATTGGATCCCGACGGCCACAATATCGAAGCCGTGTGCCATCACGAATAG
- a CDS encoding DUF1254 domain-containing protein has translation MKKNLLFFGSLVFCSLTCFAKLEKSEILRTGFPSDKLVKSAQDDQDYQRALTAYRFWYPTVSAESIFNGNREIGVGDQNISVVAAQPYHIGFTLNSDTPYGGGVLDLKNGPMVIDVPPGMYIGLVNDHNQKWILDFGLPGPNAGKGGKHLILPPNYSGDIPKGYQIGRSATYKNLVAIRALPTDGDMNKAIQALSNIKIYPLSNPKQLVKMVNTTAKKMDSTPLRVEDNIQYWQTLHKVISEEPTNPEYTGMYGLLESLGLERGKTFNPDSRMKGILERAARDGKAQMIVAAFADRRAERIAWKDRKWEWVGYVSTNGNFATPDGVDIQARDRWFAQAIVTSPAMFARVAGAGSLYWMGLRDSKGAFLDGGKSYKLTVPYPVPNRLFWSVTVYDAKTRSQVQTSQNKAALRSLVELSDISEGTKEVNLYFGPKAPAGKERYWIQTTPGKGWFAYFRIYGPTAPAFDGTWRPGDFESTTFSSSSERIGLNQ, from the coding sequence ATGAAAAAGAACCTGCTGTTTTTCGGTAGCCTTGTTTTCTGCTCCCTTACGTGTTTTGCAAAATTGGAAAAATCGGAAATATTAAGAACTGGGTTTCCCAGCGACAAGTTGGTGAAGTCAGCCCAGGACGATCAGGATTATCAGCGCGCACTAACGGCCTATCGCTTTTGGTACCCCACGGTTTCTGCTGAAAGCATTTTTAACGGCAATCGCGAAATAGGCGTCGGCGATCAAAATATTTCAGTGGTGGCGGCCCAGCCTTATCACATAGGTTTCACTTTAAATTCGGATACTCCTTATGGTGGTGGAGTTCTGGATTTGAAAAATGGCCCGATGGTTATCGATGTTCCCCCGGGCATGTACATTGGCTTGGTGAATGATCACAATCAAAAATGGATTCTGGATTTTGGTTTACCAGGCCCCAATGCGGGTAAGGGTGGTAAGCATTTGATCCTGCCGCCGAATTATAGTGGAGATATTCCCAAAGGCTACCAGATCGGGCGTTCAGCGACATATAAAAATTTGGTAGCGATTCGAGCATTGCCAACGGACGGCGATATGAATAAGGCGATTCAGGCTTTATCCAATATTAAAATTTATCCTCTGAGCAATCCCAAGCAGCTGGTGAAGATGGTGAATACCACGGCTAAAAAAATGGATTCAACTCCGTTGCGTGTAGAAGACAACATTCAATATTGGCAGACTTTGCATAAAGTTATTTCTGAAGAACCGACCAATCCTGAGTACACCGGCATGTACGGATTGTTGGAAAGTTTGGGCTTGGAGCGCGGCAAGACCTTTAATCCCGACAGTCGCATGAAAGGTATTTTGGAACGCGCCGCCCGTGACGGTAAGGCACAAATGATCGTCGCGGCATTTGCCGATCGTCGCGCTGAGCGCATCGCCTGGAAAGATAGAAAATGGGAGTGGGTGGGATATGTTTCGACGAACGGAAATTTTGCGACACCTGATGGTGTCGACATACAGGCAAGAGATCGTTGGTTTGCACAAGCCATCGTGACTTCGCCAGCGATGTTTGCGCGAGTGGCAGGGGCGGGTTCGCTTTATTGGATGGGGCTGCGTGATTCCAAAGGTGCCTTTTTGGACGGTGGAAAGTCATATAAGCTAACAGTCCCTTATCCTGTGCCCAACAGACTTTTTTGGTCGGTGACAGTCTACGACGCAAAAACTCGCAGTCAGGTTCAAACTTCACAAAACAAAGCGGCTTTGCGTTCCTTGGTTGAATTAAGTGATATCTCTGAGGGAACAAAAGAAGTGAATTTGTATTTCGGTCCTAAAGCACCTGCAGGCAAAGAAAGATATTGGATTCAAACCACTCCAGGTAAAGGTTGGTTTGCCTATTTTAGAATTTACGGACCAACTGCTCCTGCATTTGATGGAACCTGGAGGCCCGGAGACTTTGAGTCGACAACGTTTTCCTCGTCGTCAGAAAGAATCGGCTTAAATCAATAA